The Kineococcus mangrovi region ACTCCGCCTTCGGGCCCGTCGACCGCATCGGCCAGCTGACCATGCGCAACCTCGACATCGCCGACTCGCGGTCCAAGCTCGAGCAGTACGCGGGCCTGGGGATGGTGGGCAACGCCCAGGTCAGCCTCATCGGGGCGCTGGAAGCCGGTGGCGCGCAGGCCATCGCCTCGCGCGGGGAGAGCGCCGGGGACGAACTGCTCGACCGCGCGGCCATGGAGTTCGGCACCGACTGAGCCAGCGAGGCGGTCGGCTCGGACCCGCCCGCGTCAGCCGACGTGGGCGGGTTCGGCGTCGCACAGGCGGACGAGCTCGGCGAAGCTCGTGGGGAACACGGCGTGCGGGGTGCCCGCCGCGGCCCACACGACGTCGTAGCGCAGCAGGTCGACGTCGATCACGGTGCGCAGGTGGCGGGGGTGCCCCACGGGCGACACCCCGCCGACGGGCTGACCCGTCGCGGCCCGCACGGCGGGCGCCTTGGGCCGGGCGAGTTCGGAGACCCCCAGGGCCGCGGCCGTCGCGTCGACGTCGACGCGGTGAGCGCCGCTGGTCAGGACGAGCACCGGCTCGCCGTCGGCGAGGAACACCCGGCTGTCGGCGATGGCCCCGACGGGGCAACCGAGCGCCTGCGCGGCCTGGACCGCCGTCCGTGCGGAGGCGGTGAGCTCGACCACCTCCCCCTCGGCCCCGGCCTCGCGCAACGCGCGGGCCACGGCGACTGCGTTGCGGTGCACGGCGGCTCCTCCGTCCGGGGGTCGATCGCCGTCGCTCGTCGTCGTGGCCCCGGCCGGTCGGGATCGCGCTGCGCGGACCGGTCGAGACCGCTTCGACGCGGGACGATGCCCCGAGCTTGGCGAAGATGCGCGAGACGTGCACGCCGGCGTCCGGGGTCCAGGCCGATCCGGGGGGGGGGGACGGCCCACCCCCTACTCACCGAGCGTCACGTCGTAGAACCGAGCGTCAGGTCGGGTGGACCACGACGGTGGAGTCCGGCGCCACGCACCGCGACCGGCTGCGACCGGACCGGTGGCGGGCGAGCATGGAGCCGTGGCCGTCTGGAAGTCGTTCATGGACCTCGTGCACCTCATCGGCGCGCTCGGCTGCCTCGCGATGACGGGCGGGTTCGCCGCGCAGGGCGAGGCGGCGCGCGCGGTCTTCTACGGGCTGTGCACGATGGCGTTCGCCGTCGCCCTGGCACGGCGCTGGCCCGCCCACGGCGCCGGGACCGTCCGGCCCCCGGCCGTGGTCGACCTGCGCGAGCAGGCCCCGGTCCGCGTGGTCCACCCGTCCTGACGACCAGCCCGGCTCCCCCGCCCCGGACGGCTCGGTAGCGTCACGCCATGGCCACCACCACCGCCACCGCCGTCCTCGACGAGGCCCACGTCGGCCCGATGGACAACGTCGCCTACGTCGTGCAGTGCCGCAGCACCGGGCGCCGGCTCCTCGTCGACGCGGCGGCCGAACCCGAGACGCTGCTGGCGCTCGTCGAGGAGGCCCTCGACGTCGTCGTCACCACCCACCGCCACCACGACCACGTCGGCGCGCTCGCCGCCGTCGTCGAGGCCACCGGGGCGCGGACCGCCGCGGGCACCGAGGACGCCGACGAGCTGCCGCTGCCGGTGCAGCAGCGGCTCGAGCACGGTGACGTGCTGCGCGTCGGGGACGTGCTGCTCGAGGTCGTCCACCTGCGCGGCCACACGCCCGGGTCCGTCGCCCTGCTGCTGCGCGACCCCGACGGCCCCGACCACGTCTTCACGGGCGACTCGCTGTTCCCCGGCGGGGTGGGGAACACCTCCGGCGACCCCGCCAGGTTCACGCGACTGCTCACCGACGTGACGGAACGGCTGTTCGACGTCCTGACCGACGACACCGTCGTGCACCCCGGCCACGGCGCGCCCACGACGATCGGCGCCGAACGCCCCCACCTGGCGCAGTGGCGAGAACGCGGCTGGTGACCGCCCGGCACCCCTGCCCCCACCACCACCCCGGGAGTGGGAACCTGGGGGCATGGGACTGGGCGGCGGACCGGGCGAGTACGCCGACTACGAGTGGTTCCGCCTCGAGGACGTGCCCGCCGCGGAGGTGGTGCGACCGGGGCCGGACCCGCTGAGCGACGCCCTGCGCGAACTCGTCGCGGGTTACCCCGTGTGGGCCGGGCAGGGCGCCACCCGGGTCCTGCTCGTCGACCTCGACAACCTGCGCGCCGGCCCGGCGCGGTTGCGGGCCCGCCTGTCGGTCGTCCTCGACCTGGCCCGCCAGGCCGACCGCGTCGCCCTCGCCGGGCAGGTGGGCGCGGTCGCGCGGTCCCGGCCGTGGCTGGAGGAGTTCGCCGACCGGGCGCAGGCCGTGCCGGACGGGGCCGACGTCGCCGACCTGGCGCTGCTCGCCGCGGCCCGGAAGGTGCCGGACCCGGTGGAGTTCGTCGTCGTGAGCAACGACGGCATCTTCGCCGACCTCGCCGAGCGCGGTGACCTCACGCTGCTGTCGCCGGGCACCAGCGCCCTGAGCGACCGCCTGCACGGGGAGGCCAGCCTGCTCGTCGACCTCGCCGCCCTCGAGACCGAGGCCGCCGCCGGCCTGGTGCGGCGCTGAGGCAGGCGCTGTGGCCCAGTTCAAGGTCTACGGCCGGGCCGACGTGCTGCGCCCCGCACGCGCAGGACTGTCCGACCTGCTGCACCGCGCCGCCGTGGAGGTCCTCGGCCTGCCGGAGGCGAAGCGCTTCCACCGGTTCTTCCCGATGGACCCCGAGGACTTCCCCACCCCCGAGGGCCGGACGCACCGGTACACGGTCGTCGAGGTCGTCATGTTCCCCGGCCGCAGCGTGGCGACGAAGAAGGCGTTCCTGCGGCGCCTGTTCGCCGACGCGCAGGCCCAGCTCGACCTGGACCCGGTGGACCTGGAGGTCGTGGTCCTGGAACCCCCGCGCCACGACTGGGGCATCCGCGGCCTGCCGGGCGACGAGCTCGACCTGACGTACCGCGTCGACGTCTGACCCGCGGGGTCAGTCCAGGGCCAGCCCACGCCGTTCGGGCAGCAGGAAGCTCGCCGACGCCGCCACGGCGAACGCGACGCCGAACACCACGAACACGAGGGGCCTCCCGCCGCCGTCGGACAGGAACGGCACCGACAGCGGCGCGAGGATCGAGGCGATCCGCCCGAACCCCGCCGCCGCGCCGGTGCCGCGCCCGCGGACGCTCGTCGGGTACACCTCGGGCGTCACGGCGTACAGCGCCCCCCACGCCCCGAGGTTGCAGAACGACAGGGCCATCCCCGCCGCGAGGATCGAGCCCGGGGTGTCGGCACCCGCGTAGGCGAGGGCCGAGACCGCCGAGCCCAGCAGGAACACCGACAGCGTCCGGCGCCGGCCCCACGTCTCGACGAGGATTGCCGCCACCGCGTACCCCGGCAGCTGGGCGAGGGTGATGAGGAGGGTGAACTCCAGGGACCGGACGAGGGTGAACCCGTCGTCCAGGAGCAGGCTCGGGATCCAGGTGAAGGCGCCGTAGTAGCTGAAGTTCACGAAGAACCACACGATCCACAACCCGGCCGTCCGGCGGCGCAGACCCCCCGACCAGATGCCCCGCCCCGCGACCGGGGGCGGGTCCGGCACCAGCGGGGCGTCCGAGGCCCGCCCCGCCGCCGCCTCGAACTCCCGGACGACCCGCGCAGCCTCCCCGGTCCGCCCCCGCGACAGCAGGAACCGCACGGACTCCGGCAACCCCCACCGCACGACCACGGCGTACAGCGCCGGAAGCGCACCCAGCGCGAGGGCCCACCGCCACCCGTCGTCGGAGGTGGGGACGAGCCAGAAACCCACGAGGGCGGCCAGCGTCCAGCCCACGGCCCAGAACGCCTCGAGCACCACGACGACCCGGCCGCGGATGCGGCGCGGGGCGAACTCGCTCACCAGCGTGGAGGCGACGGGCAGTTCGGCGCCGAGCCCGAGACCCACGAGGAACCGGAACACGAGCAGGGCCGCCAGCGACCAGGACAACGCGGCGGCGCCGGTGGCCAGGCCGTAGACGAGCAGCGTGAGGGCGAACACCTGCCGGCGGCCGATGCGGTCGGCCAGCAGACCACCGAGCGTCGCCCCGAGCGCCATCCCGGCGAACCCCACCGAGGCGATCCAGGACTGCTCGGTGGCGGTGAGGTTCCACTGCATCCTGAGCGCGAGGAGGACGTAGGCGACGAGACCGACGTCGAAGGCGTCGAGCGCCCAGCCCACCCCCGACCCCAGCAGCAGACGGCGGTGCCGGGAGGTGAACGGCAGCGCGTCGAGACGTTCGGAGACGGTGACGGGCTGGCTCACGCACCCGAGCCTAGATGGTGGCGACGGACCCGGAGTCGACGCGGTAGTTGCTGCCGTTGACGAAACTGGCCCGTTCGGAGGCCAGGAACGCGATGACCGCGGCGACCTCCTCCGGTTCCCCGCGCCGCTTCAGCTCCATGAACGGGCGTTCCTCGTCCAGGAAGCTGGTGATGGCTTCCTCGACGCTGACCCCGAGTTCGGAGGAGCGCTTCTCCATCATCTTGTCGGTCATCGGGGTGGAGATGAACGCCGGGGACACGGCGTTGACGAGGATCCCCTCACCGCCGTACGTCTTCGACAACCCCTTGACCAGGCTCAGCACCGCGGCCTTGGCCGCGCAGTACGGCAGTTCGTCGGAGTACGGCTGGACGGCGTCCTCGGAGGCGAGCAGGACGATCCGCCCCCAGCCCTTGCCGCGCATCCCGTCGAGGAACGTGCGGACCACCCGGACGGCGGAGAAGAAGTCGATCTCGAGGGTGGAGCGCCAGCCCTCCTCGTCGATCTCGTGGAAGAGCCCCTGAGCGCCGGTGACGCCCGCGGCGTGGACGAGGACGTCGGGGTCACCCACGCCCACGACGACCTCGCGGTGCAACCGGGCGACGTCGTCGGGGTCGGTCAGGTCCGCGGCGACGGCGAGGACGTCCCCGGGCAGCTTCGCCGCCGCCGCCTCCAGCGAGTCCGCGTCCACGTCGGTGATCGCGACCTTCGCGCCCTCCTCCAGGAGCAGACGCGCTGTGTGCCAACCGATACCGGAATCGCCGCCCGTGACCAGGGCGACGCGTCCCGCGAGTTCGAGATCCATGCCACTCACGCTAGGCACGGCTCAGCAGCACCGCGCGGCGAAACTCACCGGGGTGCGCGCCGCCACACCGACCGCGGGGTGACGGCCATGGCCGCGGCCAGCGCGCGCAAGGCCCCCGGCACCCACACCACCTCCCGACCCGCGGCCAGCCCGGCGGCCACGGCGTCGGCCACCTGGGCGGGCGTACTGGCGAGCGGCGCCGGCGACATCCCCGCCGTCATCCGGCCGACGACGAACCCCGGCCGGACGAGCAGCAGCCGGACCCCGCTGCCGTGGAGCGCGTCCGCGAGGCCGGAGGCGAACCCGTCCAGGCCGGCCTTGGCCGAGCCGTAGACGTAGTTCGCGCGCCGCACCCGGGCCCCGGCGATGGAGGAGAACACGACGAGCCGCCCACCGCGCAGGGGCCGCAACAGGCGCGCCAGGTGGGACACGACGCTGACCTGCGCGACGAAGTCGGTGTGCACGACGGCGAGGGCGTGCGCGACGTCGCGCTCGGCGCGGTCCTGGTCCCCGAGGACCCCGAACGCGACGACCACGTCCAGCGCACCGTGCCGGGCGACGAGGTCGGCGAGCAGCGGCCCGTGCGACGGCAGGTCGTCGGCGTCGAACTCCACCGTCTCGACGGTGGCGCCGAGGTCCTCCAACCGAGCGGTCTCGGCGGTCAGCTCACCGGACCGGCGTGCAGCCAGGACGACCGTCCGGGCGCCGGCGCGCACGAGCCGGTCGGCCACCTCGAGCCCGATCTCGCTGCGCCCGCCCAGCACCAGCACGGGGTCCACCCCGCGGTCCGCCGTCATCCGTGCCCCCCGTCCGAGGACCACGCCGTGCTGCCCGGTCCCGGGCCCAGCCTGCCCGAGACCGGCGCTGCACCGGGAGGCGGGTCAGCGCAGCCGGGTCGCCAGGTGCACCTTGCTCCCGTCCCGACTGCGGACGGCGCTGCTCCACCCGTCGCCCTCGCGCCGCGCGACGTGCCGGACGGTGGACGGCAGGTGCAGGGGGGATCCGAAGTCCACCTCGTACCGTGCGGCCCCGAGGGCCGGACCGCCCAGGTCGGCCAGGGCACGGGAGGCGGTCCACATGCCGTGCGCGATGGCCCGGCGGAACCCGAACGCGCGGGCGGTGAGCGGGGAGACGTGGACGGGGTTCAGGTCCCCGCTGACGGCGCCGTACCGGCGGCCGAGGTCGGCGGGGACGCGCCAGAGCGTCCCCTGGCCCGCCGGGGCGTCCAGCCGGGCGGCGTCGCGCGGGATCCCCGGCCAGTCCACGCCCCGGGCGAGGTACCGGCTCCGCCCGGTCCAGACGGGGGCCCGCTGTCCGGCGACGGTGAGCTCGGTGCGCAGCTCGACGGTCGCCCCGCGGCGGTGCGGGAGCATCCCGACCGCCCGCACGGACAGGTCGAACCGCTCGCCGACGCCGATCGCGCGCGTCTGCTCGAACTCCTGCTGCACGTGCAGGACGCCCACGACGGAGAAGGGGAACGGCTCGCGGACCATGAGGTCGACCTGGAGGCCGAAACCCGCGACCTGGGGGAACGGCAGCGGCACCTCGTCCCGGACGGGGAACCCCGTGAGGCGGCAGAACTCCGTCAGCCGGCCGGGGTCGAAGCGCTGGTCCCGCAGCACGACCCGGGTGCGGGGGAAGTCCAGCCGCCGGGTGGGCCGGTGCAGCAGGGACCGGGCGTAGAGCGCCGGGAAGGACGGTGGCGCGGTGAGTTCGCGGGTGTCCATCACGCCCCCAGGAGGTTCTGGCCGCACACGCGCAGCACCTGGCCGTCCACGCCCGCCGCGTCGGGCCGGGCCAGCCAGGCGATCGTCTCGGCGACGTCGACCGGCAGGCCGCCCTGCTGCAGGCTGGAGGTCCGCCGACCGAGTTCGCGCGGGACGGGCGGCATGGCGGCCGTCATCGGGGTCTCGATGAAACCGGGCGCCACGGCGTTGACGGCGAAACCCCGTTCGGACAGCGGACCGGCGAGCGCCTGGACGAGCCCGACCAGACCCGCCTTGCTCGTCGCGTAGTTCGTCTGCCCCTTGGCCCCGGCGATGCCGTTCATCGAGGACAGGCACACGAACCGCGCCCCCGGCGCCAGGGCCCCGGGGTGGTCCAGGAGGGCGGTGGTGAGGCGGATCGGCGCACCGAGGTTCACGGCGAGCACGGAACCCCAGGCGGCCTCGTCGAGGTTGACGAACGAGCGGTCACGGGTGATGCCGGCGTTGTGCACGACGACGTCGGCACCGTCGAACCGGTCGGCGAGGTGCTCGGCGAGCGTCCGCGGGGCGCTGTCGGCCGTGACGTCCAGGTGCAGCGTCGACCCGCCGACGCGGTTGGCGACGGTGGCGAGCTTCTGCCCGGAGGCGGCGATGTCGACGCAGACGACGTGGTGCCCGGACCGGGCCAGCACCTCGGCCGTGGCCGCGCCGATCCCCTGCGCCGCACCGGTGACGACGGCGACGCGGTGGTCCCGCACGGGGTGCGGCTCCCCGGGCCCGACGACGATCGGCTGACCGTCGACGTAGGCGGAACGGGCCGAGCAGAAGAACTCCACCGCGCTGCGCAGGGCGGACGTGGCCCCCTCGGCGACGCGCAGGAGGTTCACGGTCGTGCCGCCGCGGGCCTCCTTGGCGAGGCTGCGGACGAAACCCTCCAGTCCCTGCTGGACGGCGCGTCCCTCGGGGTCCGCCACGTCCGACGGGACGGCGGACAGCACGAGGACCCGGCCGCGGGTGCGCTTGAAGTCCGCAGCGGTGGCGAGGAGCCCGGCGAGCTGGTCGACGGTCCGCAGCCCGGACGCGTCGACGACCAGGGCCCCCGGGCTCCCGGTCCCCGCGTCGTCGAACTCCGCCCCGGCGGACCGCAGCGCGTCGCGGACGGCGTCGACGTGGGTGGCTCCGGTGAGCCCGGTGACGAGAGCGGGACCGGTCAGCAGGTCCTGCCCCTCCTCGTACCGGCGCAGGCGCGGAGGCCGCGGCAGGCCGGTGCGGGCCGCCAGGAACTTCCCGGGCCCGGTGCGGACGAAGGCGCCGTACGGGTCGCCGCCGCTCGCGCCGGCCATCAGGCTTCCACCAGCGCGACGATGCCCTGACCGCCCGCGGCGCAGACGGAGATGAGCGCCCGGCCACCGCCGCGCTCGTGCAGGAGCTT contains the following coding sequences:
- a CDS encoding YbaK/EbsC family protein, with translation MHRNAVAVARALREAGAEGEVVELTASARTAVQAAQALGCPVGAIADSRVFLADGEPVLVLTSGAHRVDVDATAAALGVSELARPKAPAVRAATGQPVGGVSPVGHPRHLRTVIDVDLLRYDVVWAAAGTPHAVFPTSFAELVRLCDAEPAHVG
- a CDS encoding MBL fold metallo-hydrolase, giving the protein MATTTATAVLDEAHVGPMDNVAYVVQCRSTGRRLLVDAAAEPETLLALVEEALDVVVTTHRHHDHVGALAAVVEATGARTAAGTEDADELPLPVQQRLEHGDVLRVGDVLLEVVHLRGHTPGSVALLLRDPDGPDHVFTGDSLFPGGVGNTSGDPARFTRLLTDVTERLFDVLTDDTVVHPGHGAPTTIGAERPHLAQWRERGW
- a CDS encoding tautomerase family protein, which translates into the protein MAQFKVYGRADVLRPARAGLSDLLHRAAVEVLGLPEAKRFHRFFPMDPEDFPTPEGRTHRYTVVEVVMFPGRSVATKKAFLRRLFADAQAQLDLDPVDLEVVVLEPPRHDWGIRGLPGDELDLTYRVDV
- a CDS encoding MFS transporter, with the protein product MSQPVTVSERLDALPFTSRHRRLLLGSGVGWALDAFDVGLVAYVLLALRMQWNLTATEQSWIASVGFAGMALGATLGGLLADRIGRRQVFALTLLVYGLATGAAALSWSLAALLVFRFLVGLGLGAELPVASTLVSEFAPRRIRGRVVVVLEAFWAVGWTLAALVGFWLVPTSDDGWRWALALGALPALYAVVVRWGLPESVRFLLSRGRTGEAARVVREFEAAAGRASDAPLVPDPPPVAGRGIWSGGLRRRTAGLWIVWFFVNFSYYGAFTWIPSLLLDDGFTLVRSLEFTLLITLAQLPGYAVAAILVETWGRRRTLSVFLLGSAVSALAYAGADTPGSILAAGMALSFCNLGAWGALYAVTPEVYPTSVRGRGTGAAAGFGRIASILAPLSVPFLSDGGGRPLVFVVFGVAFAVAASASFLLPERRGLALD
- a CDS encoding SDR family NAD(P)-dependent oxidoreductase translates to MDLELAGRVALVTGGDSGIGWHTARLLLEEGAKVAITDVDADSLEAAAAKLPGDVLAVAADLTDPDDVARLHREVVVGVGDPDVLVHAAGVTGAQGLFHEIDEEGWRSTLEIDFFSAVRVVRTFLDGMRGKGWGRIVLLASEDAVQPYSDELPYCAAKAAVLSLVKGLSKTYGGEGILVNAVSPAFISTPMTDKMMEKRSSELGVSVEEAITSFLDEERPFMELKRRGEPEEVAAVIAFLASERASFVNGSNYRVDSGSVATI
- a CDS encoding SDR family NAD(P)-dependent oxidoreductase, giving the protein MTADRGVDPVLVLGGRSEIGLEVADRLVRAGARTVVLAARRSGELTAETARLEDLGATVETVEFDADDLPSHGPLLADLVARHGALDVVVAFGVLGDQDRAERDVAHALAVVHTDFVAQVSVVSHLARLLRPLRGGRLVVFSSIAGARVRRANYVYGSAKAGLDGFASGLADALHGSGVRLLLVRPGFVVGRMTAGMSPAPLASTPAQVADAVAAGLAAGREVVWVPGALRALAAAMAVTPRSVWRRAPR
- a CDS encoding MaoC family dehydratase, whose translation is MDTRELTAPPSFPALYARSLLHRPTRRLDFPRTRVVLRDQRFDPGRLTEFCRLTGFPVRDEVPLPFPQVAGFGLQVDLMVREPFPFSVVGVLHVQQEFEQTRAIGVGERFDLSVRAVGMLPHRRGATVELRTELTVAGQRAPVWTGRSRYLARGVDWPGIPRDAARLDAPAGQGTLWRVPADLGRRYGAVSGDLNPVHVSPLTARAFGFRRAIAHGMWTASRALADLGGPALGAARYEVDFGSPLHLPSTVRHVARREGDGWSSAVRSRDGSKVHLATRLR
- a CDS encoding 3-oxoacyl-ACP reductase, producing MAGASGGDPYGAFVRTGPGKFLAARTGLPRPPRLRRYEEGQDLLTGPALVTGLTGATHVDAVRDALRSAGAEFDDAGTGSPGALVVDASGLRTVDQLAGLLATAADFKRTRGRVLVLSAVPSDVADPEGRAVQQGLEGFVRSLAKEARGGTTVNLLRVAEGATSALRSAVEFFCSARSAYVDGQPIVVGPGEPHPVRDHRVAVVTGAAQGIGAATAEVLARSGHHVVCVDIAASGQKLATVANRVGGSTLHLDVTADSAPRTLAEHLADRFDGADVVVHNAGITRDRSFVNLDEAAWGSVLAVNLGAPIRLTTALLDHPGALAPGARFVCLSSMNGIAGAKGQTNYATSKAGLVGLVQALAGPLSERGFAVNAVAPGFIETPMTAAMPPVPRELGRRTSSLQQGGLPVDVAETIAWLARPDAAGVDGQVLRVCGQNLLGA